From Tiliqua scincoides isolate rTilSci1 chromosome 2, rTilSci1.hap2, whole genome shotgun sequence, the proteins below share one genomic window:
- the MAP2K7 gene encoding dual specificity mitogen-activated protein kinase kinase 7 isoform X3 produces MLGLPQPSFLLHRSMESIEIDQKLQEIMKQTGYLTIGGQRYQAEINDLENLGEIGSGTCGQVWKMRFKKTGHIIAVKQMRRSGNKEENKRILMDLDVVLKSHDCPYIVQCFGTFITNTDVFIAMELMGTCAEKLKKRIQGPIPERILGKMTVAIVKALYYLKEKHGVIHRDVKPSNILLDERGQIKLCDFGISGRLVDSKAKTRSAGCAAYMAPERIDPPDPSKPDYDIRADVWSLGISLVELATGQFPYKNCKTDFEVLTKVLQEDPPLLPNTMGFSVDFQSFVKDCLTKDHRKRPKYNKLLEHNFIKRYETLEVDVASWFKDVMAKTESPRTSSILSQHHLPFFTR; encoded by the exons ATGCTGGGCCTGCCTCAGCCGTCCTTCCTGCTGCACAGGAGCATGGAGAG caTAGAGATTGATCAGAAACTGCAGGAAATCATGAAGCAAACAGGTTACTTGACCATTGGAGGACAG AGATATCAAGCAGAAATCAATGATTTAGAAAACCTTGGTGAGATTGGAAGTGGGACATGTGGACAGGTGTGGAAAATGCGTTTCAAGAAGACTGGGCACATCATAGCTGTGAAG CAAATGCGTCGTTCTGGTAACAAAGAGGAGAACAAGAGGATCCTGATGGACCTGGATGTGGTGCTGAAGAGTCATGACTGTCCTTACATTGTTCAGTGCTTTGGGACTTTCATCACAAAT ACGGATGTTTTTATAGCCATGGAATTAATGGGCACATGTGCAGAGAAGCTGAAAAAACGTATTCAAGGGCCTATACCTGAGAGGATCTTGGGAAAGATGACTGTGGCA ATTGTCAAGGCACTCTACTATCTGAAAGAGAAGCATGGAGTCATCCACAGAGATGTGAAACCTTCCAATATCTTGTTGGACGAAAGGGGACAAATAAAACTTTGTGACTTCGGAATTAGTGGGAGGCTTGTAGATTCAAAAGCCAAAACCCGAAGCGCTGGTTGTGCAGCATATATGGCG CCGGAGAGAATAGACCCCCCTGATCCTTCAAAACCAGATTATGATATTCGTGCAGATGTGTGGAGCTTGGGTATCTCTCTG GTTGAGTTAGCTACCGGTCAGTTTCCCTACAAGAACTGTAAAACAGATTTTGAGGTCCTCACTAAGGTGTTACAAGAAGATCCTCCCCTTCTTCCGAACACTATGGGATTTTCTGTGGACTTCCAGTCCTTTGTGAAAGACTG CCTTACTAAAGATCACAGGAAGAGACCAAAGTACAACAAGCTACTT GAACATAACTTCATTAAGCGTTACGAGACACTGGAAGTGGACGTGGCATCCTGGTTCAAAGACGTCATGGCTAAGACAGAGTCGCCCCGCACGAGCAGCATCCTCAGCCAGCACCACTTGCCATTCTTCACCAGGTAG
- the MAP2K7 gene encoding dual specificity mitogen-activated protein kinase kinase 7 isoform X2, translating to MAASSLEQKLSRLEAKLKQENREARRRIDLNLEISPARARPTLQLPLANDGSSRSPSLENSPQHPTHPRPRNMLGLPQPSFLLHRSMESIEIDQKLQEIMKQTGYLTIGGQRYQAEINDLENLGEIGSGTCGQVWKMRFKKTGHIIAVKQMRRSGNKEENKRILMDLDVVLKSHDCPYIVQCFGTFITNTDVFIAMELMGTCAEKLKKRIQGPIPERILGKMTVAIVKALYYLKEKHGVIHRDVKPSNILLDERGQIKLCDFGISGRLVDSKAKTRSAGCAAYMAPERIDPPDPSKPDYDIRADVWSLGISLVELATGQFPYKNCKTDFEVLTKVLQEDPPLLPNTMGFSVDFQSFVKDCLTKDHRKRPKYNKLLEHNFIKRYETLEVDVASWFKDVMAKTESPRTSSILSQHHLPFFTR from the exons cattgCAGCTTCCCTTAGCCAATGATGGTAGCAGCCGTTCCCCCTCTTTGGAGAACTCGCCCCAGCATCCTACTCATCCACGTCCCCGAAACATGCTGGGCCTGCCTCAGCCGTCCTTCCTGCTGCACAGGAGCATGGAGAG caTAGAGATTGATCAGAAACTGCAGGAAATCATGAAGCAAACAGGTTACTTGACCATTGGAGGACAG AGATATCAAGCAGAAATCAATGATTTAGAAAACCTTGGTGAGATTGGAAGTGGGACATGTGGACAGGTGTGGAAAATGCGTTTCAAGAAGACTGGGCACATCATAGCTGTGAAG CAAATGCGTCGTTCTGGTAACAAAGAGGAGAACAAGAGGATCCTGATGGACCTGGATGTGGTGCTGAAGAGTCATGACTGTCCTTACATTGTTCAGTGCTTTGGGACTTTCATCACAAAT ACGGATGTTTTTATAGCCATGGAATTAATGGGCACATGTGCAGAGAAGCTGAAAAAACGTATTCAAGGGCCTATACCTGAGAGGATCTTGGGAAAGATGACTGTGGCA ATTGTCAAGGCACTCTACTATCTGAAAGAGAAGCATGGAGTCATCCACAGAGATGTGAAACCTTCCAATATCTTGTTGGACGAAAGGGGACAAATAAAACTTTGTGACTTCGGAATTAGTGGGAGGCTTGTAGATTCAAAAGCCAAAACCCGAAGCGCTGGTTGTGCAGCATATATGGCG CCGGAGAGAATAGACCCCCCTGATCCTTCAAAACCAGATTATGATATTCGTGCAGATGTGTGGAGCTTGGGTATCTCTCTG GTTGAGTTAGCTACCGGTCAGTTTCCCTACAAGAACTGTAAAACAGATTTTGAGGTCCTCACTAAGGTGTTACAAGAAGATCCTCCCCTTCTTCCGAACACTATGGGATTTTCTGTGGACTTCCAGTCCTTTGTGAAAGACTG CCTTACTAAAGATCACAGGAAGAGACCAAAGTACAACAAGCTACTT GAACATAACTTCATTAAGCGTTACGAGACACTGGAAGTGGACGTGGCATCCTGGTTCAAAGACGTCATGGCTAAGACAGAGTCGCCCCGCACGAGCAGCATCCTCAGCCAGCACCACTTGCCATTCTTCACCAGGTAG
- the MAP2K7 gene encoding dual specificity mitogen-activated protein kinase kinase 7 isoform X1 — protein MAASSLEQKLSRLEAKLKQENREARRRIDLNLEISPARARPIIVITLSPAPAPSQRAALQLPLANDGSSRSPSLENSPQHPTHPRPRNMLGLPQPSFLLHRSMESIEIDQKLQEIMKQTGYLTIGGQRYQAEINDLENLGEIGSGTCGQVWKMRFKKTGHIIAVKQMRRSGNKEENKRILMDLDVVLKSHDCPYIVQCFGTFITNTDVFIAMELMGTCAEKLKKRIQGPIPERILGKMTVAIVKALYYLKEKHGVIHRDVKPSNILLDERGQIKLCDFGISGRLVDSKAKTRSAGCAAYMAPERIDPPDPSKPDYDIRADVWSLGISLVELATGQFPYKNCKTDFEVLTKVLQEDPPLLPNTMGFSVDFQSFVKDCLTKDHRKRPKYNKLLEHNFIKRYETLEVDVASWFKDVMAKTESPRTSSILSQHHLPFFTR, from the exons TTATTGTGATCACTCTAAGCCCTGCTCCCGCTCCATCCCAACGTGCAG cattgCAGCTTCCCTTAGCCAATGATGGTAGCAGCCGTTCCCCCTCTTTGGAGAACTCGCCCCAGCATCCTACTCATCCACGTCCCCGAAACATGCTGGGCCTGCCTCAGCCGTCCTTCCTGCTGCACAGGAGCATGGAGAG caTAGAGATTGATCAGAAACTGCAGGAAATCATGAAGCAAACAGGTTACTTGACCATTGGAGGACAG AGATATCAAGCAGAAATCAATGATTTAGAAAACCTTGGTGAGATTGGAAGTGGGACATGTGGACAGGTGTGGAAAATGCGTTTCAAGAAGACTGGGCACATCATAGCTGTGAAG CAAATGCGTCGTTCTGGTAACAAAGAGGAGAACAAGAGGATCCTGATGGACCTGGATGTGGTGCTGAAGAGTCATGACTGTCCTTACATTGTTCAGTGCTTTGGGACTTTCATCACAAAT ACGGATGTTTTTATAGCCATGGAATTAATGGGCACATGTGCAGAGAAGCTGAAAAAACGTATTCAAGGGCCTATACCTGAGAGGATCTTGGGAAAGATGACTGTGGCA ATTGTCAAGGCACTCTACTATCTGAAAGAGAAGCATGGAGTCATCCACAGAGATGTGAAACCTTCCAATATCTTGTTGGACGAAAGGGGACAAATAAAACTTTGTGACTTCGGAATTAGTGGGAGGCTTGTAGATTCAAAAGCCAAAACCCGAAGCGCTGGTTGTGCAGCATATATGGCG CCGGAGAGAATAGACCCCCCTGATCCTTCAAAACCAGATTATGATATTCGTGCAGATGTGTGGAGCTTGGGTATCTCTCTG GTTGAGTTAGCTACCGGTCAGTTTCCCTACAAGAACTGTAAAACAGATTTTGAGGTCCTCACTAAGGTGTTACAAGAAGATCCTCCCCTTCTTCCGAACACTATGGGATTTTCTGTGGACTTCCAGTCCTTTGTGAAAGACTG CCTTACTAAAGATCACAGGAAGAGACCAAAGTACAACAAGCTACTT GAACATAACTTCATTAAGCGTTACGAGACACTGGAAGTGGACGTGGCATCCTGGTTCAAAGACGTCATGGCTAAGACAGAGTCGCCCCGCACGAGCAGCATCCTCAGCCAGCACCACTTGCCATTCTTCACCAGGTAG